One stretch of Macrobrachium nipponense isolate FS-2020 chromosome 16, ASM1510439v2, whole genome shotgun sequence DNA includes these proteins:
- the LOC135195762 gene encoding trypsin-1-like, translating into MYFLVVFFCFSSVLSSPHWGPRYYRHRRTGIIGGDPASAGELPYQLSLQDTSFGFRFHFCGAVIYDENWGVSAAQCFQGVDPEDPGGIVAVAGELQRDITEGPEQTSRISQFFQHEFFNGFTFSNDVAVFRVSTPFVYNEFVQPIALAPANHTASGNCTISGWGATEEGGVPSESLMRAFLPVLTDAQCRVTYGDALEDSMICAGVPEGGVDACNADTGGPLVCSDLGGPYLAGIASWGRGCGRPDTPGVYCEVSYYVDWIKAHVSQ; encoded by the exons ATGTACTTCCTGGtggttttcttctgtttttcttcagTCCTTA GCTCGCCTCACTGGGGGCCTCGATATTATCGCCACCGGCGTACTGGCATCATAGGAGGCGACCCGGCTTCTGCGGGAGAACTTCCATACCAGTTGAGTCTCCAGGACACGTCCTTCGGCTtccgcttccacttctgcggtgCTGTTATCTACGACGAAAACTGGGGCGTCTCAGCTGCCCAGTGCTTCCAAGGGGTTGACCCGGAGGACCCAGGTGGCATTGTC GCTGTCGCCGGCGAACTCCAGAGGGACATCACAGAAGGTCCCGAACAGACCTCCCGAATATCGCAGTTCTTCCAGCACGAGTTCTTCAACGGCTTCACCTTCAGCAACGACGTAGCCGTCTTCAGGGTCTCGACGCCCTTCGTCTACAACGAATTCGTCCAGCCAATCGCCCTGGCACCGGCCAACCACACGGCCTCGGGCAACTGCACCATTTCGGGCTGGGGGGCCACTGAAGAAGGCGGAGTACCCTCGGAGTCGCTCATGAGAGCGTTCTTGCCCGTGCTGACTGACGCCCAGTGTCGAGTGACCTACGGCGACGCCCTTGAGGATTCGATGATCTGCGCGGGCGTTCCTGAAGGCGGCGTCGACGCCTGTAACGCCGATACGGGAGGACCTCTCGTGTGCTCCGATCTCGGTGGGCCTTACCTGGCTGGTATTGCCTCTTGGGGGCGTGGGTGTGGCAGGCCTGATACACCTGGCGTTTACTGTGAGGTTTCTTATTATGTTGACTGGATCAAGGCTCACGTATCTCAGTAA